gagggtgGCAGGATGACCGGTTGTCTTAGCTTACAGACACCTGGTTATCTGTGTCCATATGGAAGGGGACTTGAGGCCATATGGCTTACATGTCTAGCCCACATTGGACTGGATGCATGTctgagctctgtgtctgtgtgtgtgaatccatTGCTCAGCAACCCTTACACTTGCACAGATTAAGTAATTGTTAGCCAAGCACAAACCTGAGCTCCAACTTCCCACAGTGTAATTATGCAACGCTGCAGATACTGTTTATTCTGTTGATATTTACCATAGTTGTAGAAAGATACGCCACCAGATGTAAACATGACTGTGCACAATCTCTACAGCGAGCCGTTCCACTTTGTCTCATGACTGACGTAGAAAGCTCGCGGAAGCAAACTGGACCCAAGTCTAATCCATCATATTTAATATTACTGCATGACTATCTTGATAGTCTGAAACGTGTGctgcacaaacgcacacagacaaacataGGAATGGACATGATGCATGAATGTCTTATGAATGGATGAACTGTCAAAGGAAGAGAGCATCAATGGACAGGGAAGGTAGAGGAGCAGAGGCGGAAGAGGATTGGGGAGGGAGCGGAGGACAGAAACAGGCGCCCCGCCAACGCTGACGAAAGCTGCTTAGCCCACCCAGTTGCCATGGATACAGTAAAGAGCAGCACCCAgcatgtatgtgcgtgtgtgaatgagcgagagagagtgtgtgtatgtgtgtgtgtgtgtgtgagagagagagagagagagagagggaaggaagggaggggggcTGCAAAGAAAAACCAGCAGGCAGACATTAAAGCAAGCCAGAGAGGGAgtgaaggagcagcagacagcagggtgtaaagagagagagagggagagagagagagagacagctcaAGGGAAGCGATACAGTGGGAGTGATAGACAATGGAGGTGCAGTCGGAGTGTGTGGAGCCTCCATCGGCCCCTCAGTGTGACCCCCAGCCAACAGGGAAGATCAACAAAGCCGCCTTCAAACTCTTTGGAAAGCGACGCGCTGGATCTGGAATGGCcactttcttctccttcaggaACAAAGGGACCGGGAACAACAGGATTTCGGACAATGGGAATTCTTTGAATGGAAACAGTTCCGCAGCATCTGTGGAACTCATTAGGAGCAGAACCCATGATGGACTAACACGCTCAAACAATGATGCTGATggacagagaggggaggggcttgCTGGCTTGGAGGTAGGACCAGTGAGGTCGCTCAGTAAATCGCTGAgtttcttctctctcctccgaCGCGGGAGTTTCAGGTCGAGTGAAAATGGAGGGACAGGGCTTGTAAGAAGAGGGAGGGGCCTGAAAGGTTTCTTTAGCAGCATGCGATGGAGACGCAAGGAAAAAGCAAACGGGGTTGATGGGGAAGAGGCGGAAGAAAAGAGGGAGAAGGAAGGCGACACCACAGACTCTGAAAAGGTAAAGGATATTACACTTACTCTTGAAGTGCCTCCCCATCATCACCAACAGGACTGTGGcaatgcagagacagaaccCAGCCTCGAGACGCCCACTACTAGTGTTACCATGACACCCCCACACTGTGTTGCCATGCCAGGACCATCTGGTGAGCCAGACTCCGCCTTCCCATACACACCCACTGACTCGCCATTGTGTCCAACCATCCAAAGAGCCAAAGCTTCGATTTCCAGCCTCACCCCTTCGCTTGCTACACCCCCATTGGATGGCTGCAGCACAGGTGACCCGCCCTCAGAGCCCTCGGTGGACCGCCTCTGCTCCCTCCTATTCAATGACGTCACATCCCTGAAGAGCTTCGATTCACTGACAGGCTGTGGCGACATTATTGCCGACGCAGATGAGGAGGGGTCAGCGGGCAATGGGGGCAGTGGCaccagtagcagcagcagtgggggAGGAGGGGCAAGTGTGGGCGCAAGTTCCACAAGGGTTGCCAGTATCAGCAGTGCGATGTCTCGGGGCTCCCCATCCAAAACCCAACTAACACAGCCCATGTTTTCCAATTCCCCAAGCCTAGTGCCTTCCTCCCTCAAAGCCCGGGCCCGGGCCCgagcacccccacccccacctcagCAGCACCCACCTGGCAGTGGTGTTGTGGCATACATGGGCGGAGGGGAAGAAATGGCAAGTCCAGAGGGAGTTGATGATGCGGATATGCAAGGGCTCTGGCACATGCTGCCATCCACAGGCGACAACTCACCTGCTTTGCTTCGATTACACCAACCTCCCTCTTCAGCCTGCCCCCCTCTCGCCACGTCCAGTCATGCCAGCAGCCAACTGCCCTCGGCCCCCAGGAGCGCAGAGCGGAAGGCACCCCAGGTGAAGACGCTGGGGCTCAGCAAGATTCCGTCAGTTGGCGCAGCAGGAAGTCGAGCAGCTAAACCCCCCCTGCCTCACACGCATGGCCGTCGTCCGACATCACCTTGTGAAAAAGAGCCTCTGAGTGATGAGGGGTACTGGGACACACCCTCCGCGACACCAGCGGCGACACCCGACGAGAGGGGGCTGCGGCGTGACCAGGATGTTCCCCTTTCACGGGACAGTTGCTCCGGAGACCATTTGTATGACCTTTACAACGAGCACGAAGAGGAAGCACCTGACGAAGAGTGGGAGGCAGACGGAAACCTAAACAGCACTCCTTCTCCATCCACTGAATACAAACTCAGCCCCACCTCCCAAACggctccaccttcctcctcctcttcctcttcctcttttcgaTCAATGAAAGGCAGCGCCAGCCTTCCTCGAGAATCCAAGATCCCGGTGAGCAGCAGACAAGCGTCTCCTCCTCATTCTGTAAGCCAGTCAGCTCTGTCTTCTGTTCTGGAGGCTCAATCCCCTCCGCCAAAGACTTGTGCAGCTCTCCCAGCTCGCACCAGGATCCCCGTATCAAAGGTGCCAGTTCGGCGTTCTGGGAGCAAACCTGGCAGCACAACCAAAACAACTGCCAGCAAGAAATAGTTCCTGTCAAATAGGTTATTCGCACCTAATAACTTATGGACTTGAGTGTATGTTGCTTCAGGGCTGTTTATGCGGagccaaaaaaaacatgtttttcccCACACCATGAAAAATGTTGAGCTTTAGAGTTAGCAGGCAATAAATTCCTGTCAGGTCTTAAAAGCTCTCATTCCGTATGTGCTTTGGCTTATGACAGGCTTGAAAAGAATAAGTGGGTTAGTTCCTTTAGAGAAAGTCACGAGAAGCTCTGTTAACACTTCACAGCACTCCGAGGGAACTTTGGTAGGTTGACTCTTGACAATCACATTTGCCTTGTTCCTTTCCTGGAAAGGTTCCTGACCTGCGGAGGTTTTAACAGCTCACGattgcacacaaaaaagagcaGAGCAACGTTTCAATCTTTTATGTGTATGTTTTTTTCCCTCATGAAATTCCTCATGATTTGCTCATAAGGACCTCGTCTAATCAACTTAGTCTAATTTGTAACAAATGACCTCCTAATTCTTTGTTCTTAGAGCCAAAGCTAAAAGAAGCAAGTCTTCATTTCACACCCTCTGAACAAATgaact
This DNA window, taken from Brachionichthys hirsutus isolate HB-005 chromosome 14, CSIRO-AGI_Bhir_v1, whole genome shotgun sequence, encodes the following:
- the amer2 gene encoding APC membrane recruitment protein 2, with product MEVQSECVEPPSAPQCDPQPTGKINKAAFKLFGKRRAGSGMATFFSFRNKGTGNNRISDNGNSLNGNSSAASVELIRSRTHDGLTRSNNDADGQRGEGLAGLEVGPVRSLSKSLSFFSLLRRGSFRSSENGGTGLVRRGRGLKGFFSSMRWRRKEKANGVDGEEAEEKREKEGDTTDSEKVKDITLTLEVPPHHHQQDCGNAETEPSLETPTTSVTMTPPHCVAMPGPSGEPDSAFPYTPTDSPLCPTIQRAKASISSLTPSLATPPLDGCSTGDPPSEPSVDRLCSLLFNDVTSLKSFDSLTGCGDIIADADEEGSAGNGGSGTSSSSSGGGGASVGASSTRVASISSAMSRGSPSKTQLTQPMFSNSPSLVPSSLKARARARAPPPPPQQHPPGSGVVAYMGGGEEMASPEGVDDADMQGLWHMLPSTGDNSPALLRLHQPPSSACPPLATSSHASSQLPSAPRSAERKAPQVKTLGLSKIPSVGAAGSRAAKPPLPHTHGRRPTSPCEKEPLSDEGYWDTPSATPAATPDERGLRRDQDVPLSRDSCSGDHLYDLYNEHEEEAPDEEWEADGNLNSTPSPSTEYKLSPTSQTAPPSSSSSSSSFRSMKGSASLPRESKIPVSSRQASPPHSVSQSALSSVLEAQSPPPKTCAALPARTRIPVSKVPVRRSGSKPGSTTKTTASKK